One genomic segment of Bacteroides caccae includes these proteins:
- a CDS encoding ABC transporter permease yields MRQIYYTLCTLLRECGSNIIRVISLSLGLTIGVLLFSQIAFELSYEQCYPEAERLALVRCQMTNASTGETRGDDGENSYDYTVFDVVAATLAQDMPDEIETASCVLPQTGFSIYYEDKLLSDINYIYGDTCFFQTFGIPVLKGTPKDMIMPGSVFVSQSFARRIFGDENPIGKVLSADKRHDFIIRGIYKDVPENTMLVHDFVVSVHRNGGYQGGAGWRGNDVFYAFLRLRDASDIDKVNSNIQRVIKKYTSLDLDGWKVEFSAIPLVKRHLSSPEVQKRLAIYGFLGFAVFFVAIMNYMLISIATLSRRAKGVGVHKCNGASSTNIFNMFLVETGVLVIISVLLSFLLIFNTRGLIEDLLSVRLSSLFTWETLWVPLLTILVLFIVAGGMPGRLFSRIPVTQVFRRYTDGKKGWKRSLLFVQFTGVSFVLGLLLVTLLQYSHLMNRDMGIVVPGLTQAESWLPGETVAHIKDELRRQPMVEGVTVAANSVLGEYWTRGLINNEGKRITTLNFNYCHYNYPEVMGIKIIEGTDLKKQDDLLVNEEVVRLMKWTDGAVGKRLNDVPGTIVGVFRDIRNTSFYSPQSPIALIGDEKYHANHAFNVRLKEPYSENLKRLNKFMENTFPNVALRFVLVDDIIKGVYKDVYRFRNSVWITSAFILLIVIMGLIGYVNDETQRRSKEIAIRKVNGAEASHILRLLTRDILCVSAISILIGTAVSYFAGRAWLDQFAEQIDLNPLLFIGTALFVQLLIILCVVLKAWYIANENPVKSIKNE; encoded by the coding sequence ATGAGACAAATCTACTATACTTTATGCACATTGTTACGCGAATGCGGGTCGAATATCATAAGAGTAATATCCCTCTCTTTAGGTCTTACCATTGGTGTGCTGCTTTTCTCACAAATAGCCTTTGAACTGAGCTATGAACAATGCTATCCGGAAGCGGAACGTCTGGCTCTTGTGCGGTGTCAGATGACAAATGCCAGTACAGGAGAGACAAGAGGGGATGATGGAGAAAATAGCTATGATTATACCGTCTTTGATGTGGTGGCAGCTACTTTGGCGCAAGATATGCCCGATGAAATAGAAACAGCCAGTTGTGTACTTCCTCAAACAGGTTTTAGTATTTATTATGAAGATAAACTGCTATCTGATATAAATTACATCTACGGAGACACTTGTTTCTTTCAGACCTTCGGCATACCGGTACTGAAAGGAACCCCCAAAGATATGATTATGCCCGGAAGCGTTTTTGTATCTCAAAGCTTTGCCCGTAGAATATTTGGGGATGAAAATCCTATAGGAAAGGTGCTTTCGGCAGATAAACGACATGACTTTATCATTCGTGGCATATATAAGGACGTACCGGAAAATACGATGCTCGTTCACGACTTTGTTGTGTCTGTTCATCGGAACGGTGGTTATCAGGGAGGAGCAGGTTGGAGAGGAAATGATGTCTTTTATGCTTTTCTCCGTTTACGCGATGCTTCGGATATTGATAAGGTGAACAGTAATATTCAGCGAGTGATTAAAAAATATACGTCTTTGGATTTGGACGGCTGGAAAGTTGAATTTAGTGCTATCCCACTGGTGAAGCGTCATTTGTCCTCTCCTGAAGTACAGAAACGGCTGGCTATTTACGGATTCCTCGGCTTTGCTGTTTTCTTTGTAGCAATCATGAATTATATGTTGATATCCATTGCCACTTTGAGCCGCCGTGCGAAAGGAGTAGGTGTACATAAATGTAATGGAGCTAGTTCGACCAATATCTTCAATATGTTTCTGGTAGAGACAGGAGTCCTTGTCATTATCTCCGTATTACTTAGCTTCTTACTGATTTTCAATACACGTGGTTTGATTGAAGATTTACTTTCTGTCCGGCTTTCCTCGCTTTTTACATGGGAAACATTATGGGTGCCGTTACTCACTATCCTTGTACTTTTCATCGTGGCGGGCGGCATGCCGGGACGACTATTTTCACGTATTCCTGTCACGCAAGTGTTCCGTCGGTATACCGACGGAAAGAAAGGTTGGAAACGCTCTCTGCTATTTGTGCAATTTACAGGAGTATCTTTCGTTTTGGGGTTACTATTGGTCACTTTATTACAGTACAGTCATCTTATGAACCGAGATATGGGGATCGTTGTGCCTGGTTTGACTCAAGCCGAAAGTTGGCTTCCCGGAGAGACGGTAGCGCATATAAAGGATGAATTGCGCCGCCAACCCATGGTAGAAGGAGTAACGGTTGCAGCGAATAGTGTGCTTGGCGAGTATTGGACACGAGGGCTGATAAATAATGAGGGTAAACGGATTACTACACTCAATTTCAACTATTGCCATTATAATTATCCTGAAGTAATGGGCATCAAAATAATAGAAGGAACTGATTTGAAAAAGCAGGACGATCTGCTGGTAAATGAAGAAGTGGTGCGCCTGATGAAGTGGACCGACGGTGCAGTGGGGAAGCGGTTGAATGACGTTCCGGGAACGATTGTAGGTGTTTTCCGGGATATCCGTAACACTAGCTTTTATTCACCCCAGTCTCCCATTGCGCTGATCGGAGATGAGAAGTATCATGCGAATCATGCATTCAATGTTCGCCTGAAAGAACCTTATAGTGAAAATCTGAAACGTCTGAATAAGTTTATGGAAAATACATTCCCGAATGTCGCTTTACGCTTTGTCTTGGTTGATGATATAATAAAAGGTGTATATAAAGATGTGTATCGTTTCCGCAATTCCGTCTGGATTACTTCTGCTTTCATTCTGCTGATTGTCATCATGGGACTGATTGGCTATGTGAACGATGAAACTCAACGCCGGAGCAAAGAGATAGCTATCCGGAAGGTGAACGGAGCTGAAGCCTCACACATCTTGAGGTTACTGACACGCGATATTCTTTGCGTTTCCGCCATTTCTATCCTGATAGGTACGGCTGTGTCTTATTTTGCAGGACGGGCATGGCTCGACCAGTTTGCAGAACAGATTGATTTGAATCCGTTACTTTTTATAGGTACAGCCTTATTTGTTCAATTGCTGATTATACTTTGTGTGGTACTCAAAGCATGGTATATTGCCAATGAAAATCCGGTAAAGAGTATCAAAAACGAATAG